In the genome of Aspergillus luchuensis IFO 4308 DNA, chromosome 2, nearly complete sequence, one region contains:
- a CDS encoding uncharacterized protein (TransMembrane:1 (n3-10c15/16o31-49i);~antiSMASH:Cluster_2.2): MSFGFLSLFSPSSHCSSETLVVTMDWTELNKVAIVAGLICFAFVLKNEAPKLREWYRKLQEARAAQPGAPVFQQLAVIRSPPPALLPIHSHSTIELNFWENQGALGEGTRLEDSGSGEIGCGMEMTHSGSCVHFSLAWELASFLSGWRSLGTPTGDESTLLRRAGD; the protein is encoded by the coding sequence ATGTCGTTTggcttcctttcccttttctctcccagTTCTCACTGCTCTTCTGAGACATTGGTTGTAACAATGGATTGGACGGAGTTGAATAAGGTTGCGATTGTCGCAGGTCTtatttgctttgctttcgTTCTCAAGAATGAGGCCCCGAAGCTTCGAGAATGGTATCGCAAGCTACAGGAAGCCAGAGCTGCTCAACCGGGCGCCCCTGTCTTCCAGCAGTTGGCAGTGATTCGTTCGCCGCCTCCAGCTCTGCTGCCGATTCATTCACATTCAACGATTGAACTCAACTTCTGGGAGAATCAAGGTGCCTTGGGGGAAGGTACTCGTCTTGAGGACTCAGGAAGCGGGGAGATCGGATGTGGTATGGAAATGACGCACAGTGGTAGTTGCGTACACTTTTCGTTGGCTTGGGAACTAGCCTCTTTTTTGAGCGGTTGGCGGAGTTTGGGGACGCCCACCGGCGATGAGTCTACCCTTCTACGTAGGGCCGGTGATTAG
- a CDS encoding putative NRPS-like protein biosynthetic cluster (COG:I;~EggNog:ENOG410PH25;~InterPro:IPR000873,IPR009081,IPR036736,IPR020806, IPR011004,IPR042099;~PFAM:PF00501,PF00550;~TransMembrane:7 (o775-794i821-848o868-894i1047-1065o1101-1126i1324-1357o1377-1405i);~antiSMASH:Cluster_2.2;~go_function: GO:0031177 - phosphopantetheine binding [Evidence IEA]) encodes MLSESNVKDDFRDMHRSSPEIAFRQLLEPVCREKQPWLFQDLLRRYQKLWKELPEIAKDGSSPDWVMTIDQVQQRVKSVMPQMVDFISWDSRQPALLDPRSGRDISQAKVQQFIERFDLNLPESTVGKPRVAVILPNGPILALALLAVANRYTLIPMAKTAAPEEIMIDLDAVRADAVLMLEDDVQRLQTRLKLLVFTVQPLNDLTFCVTCINSSTIKCGAQHAPNGPDDLAIILATSGTSGTKKLVPITLFNLLVSTTFTMDSLGLDTESRCLNMMPLHHVGGMIRSLWAPLVAGGMTICCSQFDPNLFWDVVEKYHPTWYYAAPTMHEMIVAEAAHRTDAVKNCTITSICNAAAALPPNVAQQLQEIFQCPVSPSYAMTECLPITAPPQSNGSNRPGSSGLAVGPELAIFDTQHPQQRASTGSVGRICVRGLPVFPGYLNSDGLDRNSFSPQGWFDTGDLGHINEDGWLYITGRTREVINRGGETISPVEVEDAIMSAARDKSSNIFGRIKAALAFPTPHDVLQEVVGVAVVIPTGHTRPDLRQMHQALKERLHQPKWPVLLVYMNDLPRSGNKLRRIGLSQRLGLETLTDQVPAAERHYEALCPPVDTPVSEPIARTRCEIDFPLVKAYITQASGLFNLILRTHADGYPRAILFRDGTGGVSPEEVLTRLSHLMHGYLIPSRLEILDGPIPRDTHGLIDEAAVQATLRALHATATSPTQQRVSNLFATALRRAPEDVTPATDFFESGGDSMSAGQLISKIRQEFRVPVAGDVLFQHSTVGAITAIVEAAIADTKIRKSRKQDLPGCQETYSSTQRWVLLLNLVPSVILYPMLQALRWTFLVYMLSGVSTRFPLRPNLFGRLLGLILMRLTVQLAMEIVSPIIGISLKWLVVGRYRAGMYPMWGSYHMRWWLAQKALQVCGKGLFDRFDFSRIWYYRALGAHIGRNVYIDEFTGLGEYDLLHIGDNVVLDHCICRPFASERNTSMLLQPISIGASSYIGLRSTVVPGTTLPPGTCIGANSSTWEIDDADESNRDQSPAKALQPHWIWHILVVGWLEIVVRFVSELPRIAGLLPIVSRYPTVADDQLRHTISWLTSRTRIGYFLLMRIYSALAGPLTWFLAVLVVKRGLDACCGRPLRGPMNQLSPAQKVRHAALDAIIPQGDISRLARLVGPNYELVSVAVRMLGGRVGKRVYWPRVKLHLIPDFDQLDIGNDVVFGSRSFLVTADGMGREPIVIGDGTMLGDRCVVFPGVTTGTCAMVGSGALLRRNGFYPDDSVWTGSKHGDAIRFPQLKGKRDAAKDPDGKRDTTKPFGRALYQGKANYHVLGLGPIVGFSSFMVAFTAVYPMAVPLAALLVVNRLLPMELMAFGMRWWRPFAVYGVLAAVMAAVTLVQTVLSLGIVIAVKWILVGQRTEGSYPYDGSSYCQRWQIMRTIDILIEESFGGTGILSLLTGTAYLSWFYRAMGAKIGADCALNANGDTHIFFTEPDLVTLGDRVTVDDASLVCHLNTRGDFELHTLCVGDRSVMRTGSRLLSGASMGKDACLLEHTLVLSGDHVEDGTTLQGWPAEEFRGDRLRP; translated from the exons ATGTTGAGCGA GAGCAATGTAAAGGATGATTTTCGAGACATGCATCGCTCATCACCCGAAATCGCATTTCGCCAGCTTCTGGAGCCGGTATGCCGGGAGAAACAACCGTGGCTATTCCAGGATCTGCTGCGGCGCTACCAGAAGCTCTGGAAAGAGCTGCCAGAGATAGCCAAAGATGGCAGCTCCCCGGACTGGGTGATGACAATCGACCAAGTTCAGCAACGAGTCAAGTCTGTTATGCCCCAAATGGTAGACTTCATATCGTGGGATTCTCGGCAGCCAGCACTCCTGGACCCCCGGTCAGGCCGCGACATATCGCAAGCAAAGGTGCAGCAGTTCATAGAGAGGTTCGATCTCAATCTACCAGAATCGACTGTGGGGAAGCCGCGAGTCGCTGTCATCCTCCCCAATGGGCCTATCCTGGCACTGGCCTTGCTTGCGGTAGCAAACCGCTATACCCTGATACCGATGGCAAAAACAGCTGCCCCAGAGGAAATAATGATTGACCTTGACGCAGTCCGTGCAGATGCAGTTCTCATGCTCGAGGATGATGTGCAACGCCTGCAGACACGGCTGAAGCTGCTCGTCTTCACTGTTCAACCTCTGAATGACTTGACATTTTGTGTCACTTGCATAAACAGCTCGACCATAAAGTGTGGAGCCCAGCACGCCCCAAATGGCCCGGATGATCTCGCCATTATCCTGGCCACGAGTGGGACTAGTGGCACCAAGAAGCTGGTTCCAATCACGTTGTTCAATCTCCTAGTCAGTACAACCTTCACAATGGATAGTCTGGGATTGGATACTGAATCCCGCTGTCTGAATATGATGCCGCTCCATCATGT TGGTGGTATGATACGTAGCCTGTGGGCTCCCCTTGTGGCGGGAGGCATGACAATCTGTTGCTCGCAATTTGATCCGAACCTCTTCTGGGATGTGGTTGAGAAGTATCACCCAACGTGGTACTACGCGGCACCAACAATGCATGAGATGATAGTAGCTGAAGCTGCGCATCGAACTGATGCCGTTAAGAATTGTACCATTACATCCATCTGCAACGCAGCAGCCGCATTGCCCCCGAATGTTGCACAGCAGCTTCAGGAAATCTTTCAATGCCCAGTGTCACCCAGCTATGCGATGACTGAGTGTTTACCCATAACTGCCCCGCCTCAAAGTAACGGTTCCAATCGTCCTGGAAGCTCAGGGTTAGCTGTGGGCCCAGAGCTGGCTATTTTCGACACTCAACATCCGCAGCAGCGTGCCTCTACTGGCTCAGTAGGCCGAATCTGTGTGCGAGGTCTGCCCGTATTCCCGGGCTACCTTAACAGTGATGGGCTGGACCGGAACTCATTCAGCCCACAGGGATGGTTTGATACAGGCGATCTCGGACATATTAATGAGGACGGGTGGCTCTATATCACAGGACGGACAAGAGAAGTCATTAATCGCGGAGGAGAGACGATCTCTCCCGTGGAGGTCGAGGATGCAATCATGTCGGCTGCCAGAGACAAATCTTCTAATATTTTCGGCCGTATCAAGGCGGCTCTGGCATTTCCTACTCCCCATGATGTCCTTCAAGAGGTCGTCGGGGTGGCCGTTGTAATCCCAACAGGCCACACAAGACCCGACCTTCGCCAAATGCACCAGGCCCTCAAGGAGCGTCTACACCAACCCAAATGGCCCGTTCTCTTGGTTTATATGAATGACCTTCCTAGATCAGGGAATAAACTGCGGCGCATCGGCCTAAGTCAGCGACTGGGGTTGGAGACATTGACCGACCAAGTTCCCGCAGCCGAACGGCACTACGAGGCGCTGTGCCCGCCGGTGGATACGCCTGTCAGCGAGCCCATTGCTCGAACGCGATGCGAGATAGATTTCCCTCTGGTCAAGGCATATATCACACAGGCTTCCGGTCTGTTTAACCTGATACTGCGGACGCACGCGGACGGATACCCGCGAGCCATCCTCTTCCGAGACGGGACCGGAGGAGTGTCGCCCGAGGAGGTCCTCACCCGTCTCTCCCATCTCATGCATGGTTATCTCATCCCCAGCAGGCTGGAGATACTGGATGGTCCCATTCCGCGGGACACCCATGGGCTGATTGACGAAGCTGCTGTGCAAGCCACGCTGCGCGCCTTGCATGCAACAGCCACGTCGCCGACGCAGCAGCGGGTATCTAATCTTTTCGCGACCGCACTCAGGCGTGCCCCGGAAGATGTGACGCCTGCGACCGACTTTTTCGAGTCCGGCGGGGACAGTATGAGCGCGGGCCAGCTTATCTCCAAGATCCGACAGGAGTTCCGGGTGCCTGTTGCTGGTGATGTTCTGTTCCAGCACAGTACCGTGGGCGCTATTACGGCCATCGTTGAGGCGGCGATTGCTGACACCAAGATACGTAAGAGCAGAAAGCAGGATCTTCCAGGATGTCAAGAGACATATAGCTCCACCCAGCGGtgggtattattattgaatttGGTTCCCTCCGTCATCCTCTACCCAATGCTTCAGGCCCTGCGCTGGACATTTCTGGTGTATATGCTCTCCGGGGTCTCGACGCGGTTTCCGCTGCGCCCGAATCTCTTTGGACGGTTGCTTGGCCTCATACTAATGCGACTGACTGTTCAACTAGCGATGGAAATAGTCTCCCCAATCATAGGGATCTCACTGAAATGGCTCGTTGTTGGTAGATACCGCGCAGGAATGTATCCAATGTGGGGGTCGTACCAtatgcggtggtggttggcaCAGAAAGCACTCCAAGTGTGCGGCAAG GGGTTGTTCGACCGCTTTGACTTCAGCCGGATCTGGTACTACCGAGCTCTGGGAGCACACATTGGACGCAATGTCTACATCGACGAATTCACGGGCCTTGGGGAGTACGACCTCCTTCACATCGGCGACAATGTAGTACTAGATCACTGTATCTGCCGTCCATTTGCGAGTGAGCGCAACACCTCGATGTTGCTCCAGCCAATATCCATTGGAGCCAGCTCCTACATCGGCCTTAGGTCGACCGTGGTGCCTGGGACTACGCTGCCCCCGGGAACGTGTATCGGCGCCAACTCATCCACCTGGGAGATTGACGATGCCGATGAATCCAACCGCGACCAATCTCCTGCCAAGGCGCTGCAGCCCCACTGGATCTGGCACATCTTGGTCGTGGGATGGCTGGAGATCGTCGTCCGCTTCGTATCGGAACTACCGCGGATCGCAGGACTACTCCCCATCGTGAGTCGCTATCCAACGGTCGCGGACGACCAATTGCGACACACTATCTCTTGGCTCACCAGCCGTACTCGGATCGGCTACTTCCTCCTCATGCGGATCTACTCCGCTCTTGCCGGACCCTTGACGTGGTTCTTAGCCGTGCTGGTCGTGAAGCGTGGACTGGATGCATGCTGTGGCCGGCCCCTTCGAGGCCCTATGAACCAATTGTCCCCTGCTCAGAAGGTACGACACGCGGCTCTCGACGCAATCATTCCACAAGGGGATATTTCCCGCCTGGCGCGGCTCGTGGGACCTAACTACGAGCTGGTCTCAGTGGCGGTGCGGATGCTGGGTGGGCGAGTGGGAAAACGTGTATACTGGCCTCGCGTGAAGTTGCATCTGATCCCTGATTTTGACCAGTTAGACATTGGGAACGACGTGGTCTTCGGGTCTCGGTCGTTCCTGGTCACAGCGGATGGAATGGGGAGGGAACCTATTGTCATCGGGGATGGCACCATGCTGGGGGACAGATGCGTGGTGTTTCCGGGAGTCACGACTGGGACGTGCGCGATGGTGGGCTCGGGGGCATTGCTGCGGCGGAACGGCTTCTATCCGGATGACAGCGTCTGGACTGGTAGCAAGCATGGAGATGCCATTCGCTTCCCCCAACtcaagggaaagagagatgcTGCTAAAGATCCCGACGGAAAGCGCGACACGACAAAGCCATTTGGACGCGCCTTGTACCAGGGGAAGGCGAACTACCATGTGCTAGGTCTGGGACCCATTGTCGGGTTCTCCAGCTTCATGGTCGCCTTCACCGCCGTATATCCCATGGCAGTGCCGCTGGCggcattgttggtggtgaacCGTCTTCTCCCAATGGAGCTGATGGCATTTGGGATGCGATGGTGGCGTCCGTTTGCCGTGTACGGCGTACTAGCTGCAGTGATGGCGGCAGTGACGCTAGTTCAAACGGTGTTGTCCTTGGGGATTGTCATCGCCGTCAAGTGGATACTCGTTGGACAGAGGACTGAAGGCTCATACCCCTACGACGGTAGCAGTTATTGCCAACGCTGGCAGATTATGCGCACCATTGACATCCTCATTGAGGAGTCCTTTGGCGGGACGGGTATCCTGTCATTACTCACCGGAACAGCGTATCTGAGCTGGTTTTACCGGGCCATGGGGGCAAAGATCGGGGCAGATTGTGCGTTGAATGCGAACGGCGATACACACATCTTCTTCACGGAGCCGGACTTGGTGACGTTGGGGGATAGAGTCACGGTGGATGATGCTAGTCTGGTGTGCCATCTCAACACGCGGGGGGACTTCGAGTTGCATACGCTGTGTGTGGGCGATCGAAGTGTGATGCGCACGGGGTCTCGATTGTTGTCGGGGGCGTCGATGGGGAAGGATGCGTGTCTGCTAGAGCATACGCTGGTGTTGTCGGGGGATCATGTTGAGGATGGCACGACGTTGCAGGGCTGGCCGGCGGAGGAGTTTAGGGGGGATCGACTACGACCGTAA
- a CDS encoding uncharacterized protein (COG:S;~EggNog:ENOG410Q1AX;~SECRETED:SignalP(1-18);~antiSMASH:Cluster_2.2) — protein MRLLTYLLLTIYATTALSTDISAEEECGSLGVMKIDPADLPEGVTPADVRKCADHPLGHLPHPGAAAGGVLQRILPGWMFCGGYLSFILPCSGCCWGMKD, from the coding sequence ATGAGACTCCTCacctacctcctcctcaccatctaCGCCACGACCGCCCTATCCACCGATATCAGTGCCGAAGAAGAGTGCGGCTCCCTCGGAGTCATGAAAATCGACCCAGCCGATCTCCCAGAAGGCGTCACCCCCGCGGATGTGCGCAAGTGCGCAGATCATCCGCTGGGCCATCTGCCTCACCCCGGTGCCGCTGCAGGTGGTGTGTTGCAGCGTATTCTGCCGGGTTGGATGTTTTGTGGGGGATATCTCAGCTTTATCTTGCCTTGctctggttgttgttggggtatGAAGGATTAA
- a CDS encoding uncharacterized protein (COG:S;~EggNog:ENOG410PXV2;~InterPro:IPR036378,IPR000782;~PFAM:PF02469;~SECRETED:SignalP(1-20);~antiSMASH:Cluster_2.2), whose protein sequence is MKFSAFPALVLLSLSSLVTATTDPLNYRNISGYVASSSSIGTTALDFIKSRSDLSILSEKIDELGGFAQAFDTDPDWKFTFFAPNNNAFEVYTGAYFDSFEPTPKGKWWLGNTIIHHYVPNSELTSASFNETLQRFQTATYLFVSSQVQDSTVVLNQVAKIVESDIPVTSGVVHIIDRILDPSAQIFESDLPRMSQTFIAGSCSNPQLSYC, encoded by the exons ATGAAATTCTCAGCTTTCCCAGCACTAGTCCTCCTATCTTTGAGCAGTCTAGTAACGGCCACAACAGACCCTCTGAACTACCGAAACATATCCGGTTATGTAGCGTCCAGCTCGTCAATTGGGACAACCGCTCTAGATTTCATCAAATCTCGGTCCGACTTGAGCATCTTGTCTGAGAAGATCGACGAACTTGGCGGATTTGCACAAGCGTTTGACACAGATCCAGATTGGAAATTTACATTCTTTGCGCCGAATAACAATGCCTTCGAAGTATATACCGGGGCATACTTTGATAGCTTCGAGCCGACTCC aaaagggaaatggtGGCTGGGaaacaccatcatccaccactaTGTGCCTAACTCCGAGCTCACATCAGCTAGTTTCAATGAGACATTGCAGCGGTTTCAG ACAGCCACCTACCTCTTCGTGAGCTCGCAAGTACAAGATAGCACGGTTGTTCTCAACCAAGTGGCAAAAATAGTGGAATCAGATATCCCGGTTACCAGT GGCGTGGTGCACATCATCGACCGTATCCTAGACCCATCAGCACAGATCTTCGAATCCGATCTTCCGCGGATGTCGCAAACGTTCATCGCTGGGAGTTGCTCGAATCCTCAGCTTTCATATTGTTGA
- a CDS encoding glycoside hydrolase family 27 protein (COG:G;~EggNog:ENOG410PVKQ;~InterPro:IPR002241,IPR041233,IPR017853,IPR013780, IPR013785;~PFAM:PF17801,PF16499;~SECRETED:SignalP(1-26);~antiSMASH:Cluster_2.2;~go_function: GO:0003824 - catalytic activity [Evidence IEA];~go_function: GO:0004553 - hydrolase activity, hydrolyzing O-glycosyl compounds [Evidence IEA];~go_process: GO:0005975 - carbohydrate metabolic process [Evidence IEA]): MGRNYQHLSFRLAVVAILTYVHSVLGGNSLAQKPQMGWNSWNAFKATVNYTIVQDVIERFYTLGLKEAGYEYVLLDDGWASYNRTSDGYLQANATSFPQGIKALAEEVHAEGLKLGLYGDSGHYTCAWRPGSWGYEERDAQTFAGWGVDYLKYDNCGGFQSMTEAPQIRFGAMKNALALSGRDIFYSVCGWGYQFPWHWGGDIGHSYRMSGDITTSFTNETECQCKTAYCLNTGYAGCSVLTIINKMKEISQYQTRGHWLDMDMLEVGNANFTLNQQQTHFAFWAALKSPLIIGADLSKLSNDSLGVLTNTAIISVNQDALGEPVTYREAHSKEGLFQVWAGNVEAGYVVLLLNEKSYPQTVSLSFASLGLGSPQKVVELWSGKTLQVANTFNGTLGSYQTLVFRVQT, encoded by the exons ATGGGACGTAATTATCAACACTTATCATTCCGCTTGGCCGTCGTGGCGATTTTAACCTACGTCCACTCCGTACTGGGAGGCAATAGCCTGGCACAAAAACCTCAGATGGGCTGGAACTCATGGAACGCATTCAAAGCGACGGTAAATTACACGATAGTCCAGGATGTCATTGAGCGCTTCTATACTCTTGGGCTTAAAGAAGCAGGGTACGAATACGTGCTGCTTGATGACGGATGGGCAAGCTACAATCGCACATCCGATGGGTATCTTCAAGCCAATGCAACGTCCTTTCCTCAGGGAATTAAGGCACTGGCTGAAGAGGTACATGCCGAGGGCTTAAAATTAGGCCTTTACGGAGACAGCGGACACTACACATGTGCGTGGAGACCAGGAAGCTGGGGATATGAAGAAAGAGATGCCCAAACGTTCGCAGGTTGGGGCGTGGACTATCTCAAGTACGACAACTGTGGCGGATTCCAGTCAATGACGGAGGCCCCTCAGATCCGCTTTGGGGCAATGAAGAATGCGCTTGCTCTTTCGGGTCGAGATATCTTCTATTCTGTGTGTGGTTGGGGTTATCAGTTCCCTTGGCactggggaggag ACATCGGTCACTCATACAGAATGTCTGGCGACATCACGACAAGCTTCACCAATGAAACCGAATGTCAGTGCAAGACCGCCTACTGTCTTAACACTGGATATGCCGGTTGCTCAGTCCTGACGATCATCAATAAAATGAAAGAAATCAGCCAATATCAGACTCGGGGTCACTGGTTAGATATGGACATGCTCGAAGTCGGAAATGCCAATTTCACACTTAACCAGCAACAAACACACTTTGCGTTCTGGGCGGCGCTGAAATCACCCTTGATCATTGGGGCTGATCTCAGCAAGCTTTCCAATGATAGCTTAGGTGTGCTCACCAATACAGCAATTATTTCCGTCAATCAAGACGCTCTTGGAGAGCCTGTGACGTATAGAGAGGCTCACAGTAAGGAAGGCCTCTTTCAGGTATGGGCTGGAAATGTCGAGGCGGGATATGTTGTGCTTCTGTTGAATGAGAAGAGTTATCCGCAGACCGTGTCTCTGAGCTTTGCGAGTCTTGGGCTTGGCTCGCCTCAAAAGGTTGTTGAACTCTGGTCGGGAAAGACTTTGCAGGTTGCCAATACATTCAATGGAACTTTGGGGTCCTATCAAACTCTTGTTTTTAGAGTGCAGACATGA
- a CDS encoding putative C6 transcription factor (COG:K;~EggNog:ENOG410PUJN;~InterPro:IPR036864,IPR007219,IPR001138;~PFAM:PF00172,PF04082;~antiSMASH:Cluster_2.2;~go_function: GO:0000981 - DNA-binding transcription factor activity, RNA polymerase II-specific [Evidence IEA];~go_function: GO:0003677 - DNA binding [Evidence IEA];~go_function: GO:0008270 - zinc ion binding [Evidence IEA];~go_process: GO:0006351 - transcription, DNA-templated [Evidence IEA];~go_process: GO:0006355 - regulation of transcription, DNA-templated [Evidence IEA]), translating into MTAKSQPAATNTSAGDLPETTTKGEEEIPACQFCRKKKAKCNRAQPCSQCMRSDVVCVYDDRRTKPGLRAGAVDQLYRRVETLENMFLGQEMLWQQMWQSLFPNTEPPRCLAKGTTAATTLAERREQLKSSVLDSAKLATKRSSTEANTDDSAPPECAPPQAKRTRVENELVYHAVALEFESRVASPLPDAVLTELVDFYFTNIHPWIPILHVKKFRERMRSPEERVHINCILHAIVSVCARFSQNKQYDDTLDMKEIAKKSRQEVILQSTETFSVENLQAQVIVAFETINRGRGPSSWSIIGSMAGTVEQLQLGVEEDDLYRVKGMEERLIRRMVFLTPSRSWSEAEERRRVFWAVFLMDRFCSVSTGWKISLRNADVKRRLPCEGALWEKEQDVCTPYFGISDIRNTSLSNSHSATIDGREEQAIGAFAYIIEATESLALVTNFYLHHAFLINDASKARLWLVKFKELDLRLIRWKIHLPPKWREACVLNEQRVMDPNLTLAHITHNTAVILLHQGIAYPPAHWQKCPIRLPSASSADTCLEAASEIATIADQFLSFSPIFTNPQFSFCLFIAGRTLLAHARHNRVPPSPALNTLIANLMEISQRWTRQHDGSQAHQEDSLAFKFATRLTEAQQNRACVSRPSLDIRTTAYSDESKEEMYKDLVGTKPDDPPEYESLGEPLQLAPFPSQQTTGCSFDPFSLAFPPLPPAFQQGFSPTGLDPFSFYNMQLPSDPSISSPLEARSHESGSRHDSESSMTSLMPTDISHLFDVTSSPGQRISYYGNTRDLTKDSVTDGIEN; encoded by the exons ATGACCGCAAAATCTCAACCCGCGGCAACCAACACCAGCGCAGGAGACTTGCCGGAGACAACTACcaaaggagaggaagaaatccCAGCCTGCCAATTTTGTCGCAAGAAAAAAGCCAAATGCAATCGAGCGCAGCCCTGTTCGCAATGTATGCGATCGGATGTCGTTTGCGTCTACGATGATCGACGAACTAAGCCCGGTCTCCGAGCTGGGGCGGTCGACCAGCTATATCGCCGCGTCGAGACGCTCGAGAATATGTTTCTGGGCCAGGAGATGCTCTGGCAGCAGATGTGGCAGTCTTTATTTCCGAACACTGAGCCCCCGCGATGCCTGGCCAAGGGTACCACGGCAGCCACGACCCTGGCGGAGCGTCGGGAGCAGCTGAAGTCTTCAGTGCTAGACTCTGCAAAGTTGGCGACAAAAAGATCGAGCACAGAAGCAAATACAGACGATTCTGCGCCACCAGAATGTGCTCCTCCCCAAGCCAAACGCACCCGCGTGGAAAATGAGCTGGTTTACCATGCGGTTGCTCTAGAGTTCGAGTCTCGCGTGGCCAGCCCCTTACCTGATGCCGTCTTGACTGAACTCGTCGATTTTTACTTCACCAACATACATCCATGGATACCCATACTACACGTCAAGAAATTTCGCGAGCGGATGCGGTCGCCGGAAGAACGAGTGCACATCAATTGCATCTTACATGCCATTGTCTCTGTCTGTGCCCGCTTCTCACAGAACAAACAGTATGACGATACGTTGGATATGAAAGAGATCGCCAAGAAAAGTCGGCAAGAGGTAATCTTGCAGAGCACCGAAACCTTCTCGGTCGAGAATCTACAGGCGCAGGTTATTGTCGCATTTGAAACA ATAAATCGCGGTCGCGGGCCCTCATCATGGTCTATTATTGGCAGCATGGCAGGAACTGTAGAGCAACTTCAACTTGgagtagaagaagacgacCTATATCGCGTCAAGGGCATGGAGGAAAGACTAATCAGGCGCATGGTTTTTCTTACACCATCTCGGTCGTGGAGCGAAGCGGAGGAGCGGCGACGTGTGTTCTGGGCCGTCTTTCTCATGGACCGGTTCTGCAGCGTCTCTACAGGCTGGAAGATTAGTCTGAGAAATGCGGATGTGAAGCGCCGTCTTCCATGTGAAGGTGCTCTatgggagaaggagcaggATGTCTGCACCCCGTATTTTGGAATCTCTGATATCAGAAACACTAGCCTTTCTAATAGCCATTCTGCTACGATAGATGGCCGTGAGGAGCAGGCCATTGGCGCTTTTGCGTACATTATTGAGGCTACTGAATCACTAGCTCTCGTGACAAATTTCTATCTCCACCACGCCTTTCTGATTAACGATGCTAGCAAGGCACGATTATGGCTGGTCAAATTCAAGGAACTAGATCTGCGACTGATTCG ATGGAAAATACACCTACCTCCTAAATGGCGCGAAGCCTGCGTCCTAAACGAACAGAGAGTCATGGATCCAAATCTGACTCTGGCACACATAACCCACAACACGGCGGTAATTCTGCTACACCAAGGCATTGCTTATCCACCAGCCCACTGGCAGAAATGTCCCATTAGACTCCCGTCGGCATCCTCCGCCGATACGTGCTTGGAAGCAGCTTCAGAGATAGCAACTATTGCTGATCAATTCTTGTCCTTTTCTCCCATTTTTACGAACCCccagttttctttttgtctaTTCATCGCCGGCCGCACACTCCTCGCACACGCTAGGCACAATAGGGTGCCGCCATCCCCAGCTCTCAACACCTTGATTGCAAACCTGATGGAAATCTCACAGCGATGGACAAGACAGCATGACGGCAGTCAAGCCCACCAGGAGGACAGCCTGGCATTCAAATTCGCAACTAGACTGACCGAAGCCCAGCAAAACCGAGCCTGTGTATCTCGTCCGAGCCTGGATATTCGCACGACCGCCTATTCAGATGAGTCTAAGGAGGAGATGTACAAGGATCTCGTGGGAACAAAACCGGATGATCCACCCGAGTATGAGTCGCTTGGTGAACCATTACAACTGGCTCCGTTCCCTTCGCAGCAGACTACTGGCTGCTCATTCGACCCATTCAGCCTAGCCTTCCCACCGCTGCCACCAGCCTTTCAGCAGGGTTTCTCGCCGACTGGTCTAGATCCAttctctttttataatatgcAACTGCCATCAGATCCTAGTATCTCTTCTCCGCTTGAAGCCCGCAGTCACGAGTCAGGTTCCAGGCATGATTCGGAGAGTTCCATGACTAGTCTCATGCCAACAGATATATCGCACCTCTTCGATGTGACATCTAGCCCAGGACAGCGGATTAGTTATTACGGAAATACGCGGGACCTAACCAAGGACTCGGTGACCGACGGAATTGAGAACTAG